Proteins from one Oenanthe melanoleuca isolate GR-GAL-2019-014 chromosome 1, OMel1.0, whole genome shotgun sequence genomic window:
- the PLCXD1 gene encoding PI-PLC X domain-containing protein 1 isoform X2 has translation MEGPLQTFVHVCHENGQWMSQLPEKLWDIPLYNLALPGSHDTMTYCLDKSSAVSGNESKLVKFLNKCLPCIVHPIIMKWSITQVLTVTEQLEAGVRYLDFRIAHKANDPSMNLYFVHMVYTTVTVQDILWEILRWLETHPHEVVIIACRNFDGLNKRLHNHLVACIKEIFQCKLCPRYVVPTLRTMWHLGHQVIVSYEEEVQLGKHCELWPPIPYWWGNKTSTRALIRYLERMKRMGRPGKFFVAGINLTENLRYILVHPFGSLKKMTLQSLPCLKIWIKQQYPGPKKKCINIIAGDFIGNNDFVKDVIELNTKINPPLHCQSEVEQIAFDSQLPNL, from the exons ATGGAAGGCCCTTTGCAAACCTTCGTTCATGTGTGCCATGAAAATGGTCAGTGGATGTCACAGTTACCAGAGAAGCTCTGGGATATTCCCCTCTATAACTTAGCTCTCCCAG GGAGTCATGACACTATGACCTACTGTTTGGATAAAAGCTCTGCTGTTAGTGGCAACGAGTCCAAGCTGGTgaagtttttaaacaaatgtcTGCCCTGCATTGTGCACCCCATTATCATGAAGTGGTCTATAACTCAG GTCCTGACTGTGACGGAGCAACTTGAGGCTGGAGTTAGATACCTGGATTTCAGGATTGCCCACAAGGCTAATGATCCCTCTATGAATTTGTACTTTGTGCATATGGTTTACACAACTGTTACTGTGCAG GATATTCTGTGGGAAATATTGAGGTGGTTAGAAACTCATCCTCATGAAGTTGTTATCATAGCCTGCAGGAATTTTGATGGATTAAACAAGAGACTTCATAATCATCTTGTTGCCTGTATAAAAGAGATTTTCCAGTGTAAACTGTGTCCTAGATAC GTGGTGCCAACACTGCGGACCATGTGGCACCTGGGCCATCAGGTCATAGTCTCGTACGAAGAGGAGGTGCAGCTGGGGAAGCACTGTGAGCTGTGGCCCCCCATCCCCTACTGGTGGGGAAACAAAACGTCCACTCGTGCCCTGATCCGGTATTTGGAGCGCATGAAGCGGATGGGCCGCCCAG GAAAGTTCTTTGTGGCAGGGATTAACCTTACTGAAAATTTAAGGTATATTCTCGTACACCCCTTTGGATCACTGAAGAAAATGACACTCCAGAGTCTTCCATGCTTGAAAATCTGGATAAAGCAGCAGTATCCAGGACcgaaaaaaaaatgtattaacaTCATTGCTGGAGACTTTATAGGAAACAATGATTTTGTCAAAGATGTGATAGAACTTAACACAAAAATTAATCCTCCATTGCACTGTCAAAGTGAAGTGGAACAAATAGCATTTGATTCTCAGCTTCCTAATCTATGA
- the GTPBP6 gene encoding putative GTP-binding protein 6 encodes MGPGRLSWSLLLRCRRAAAALGAPRCRPLPARPLSAAAPLRAPLRPPGTGGGAPGNGADGAGGGEEGEEEDEAALEELLGPSPLAPGPGAQRVAIVHPAVKWGPRKAPHTTAELQIAEAVALVDTLQNWTVLDKIILPTRNPSKKFVFGKGNFQVLTEKIKKLPNVTAVFLNVERISSLTKKELEGAWGVPVFDRYTVVLHIFRCNARTKEAKLQIALAEIPLLRSNLKNEASQRDQQRGGSRYIMGSGETFLETQSRVLKERELKIRNALEKLRRKRALLRTQRRKCEFPMVSVMGYTNCGKTTLIKALTGEAGIQPKDQLFATLDITAHAGYLPSHMAVIYVDTIGFLTDLPHNLVESFSATLEEVAYSDLIVHVRDITHPETILQKATVLSVLRNLNLPSHLLDSMVEVHNKVDLIERYKPAEENALAVSALHGHGLEELKQEIEKKILAATGKKILTVNINLEGPQLSWLYKEATVQEVEVMPEEGTARVKVIIGSSAFGRYKNLFPSSKISMS; translated from the exons ATGGGGCCCGGCCGGCTCTCGTGGTCGCTGCTGCTGCGCTgccggcgggcggcggcggctctgGGCGCGCCCCGGTGCcgcccgctgcccgcccgcccgctcagcgccgccgccccgctgCGGGCCCCGCTGCGCCCGCCGGGCACGGGCGGCGGAGCGCCGGGGAACGGGGCGGATGGCGCCGGCGggggggaagaaggagaagaggaggatgaggcggcgctggaggagctgctgggcccGTCTCCGCTGGCTCCGGGGCCCGGCGCCCAGCGCGTCGCCATCGTGCACCCCGCGGTCAAGTGGGGCCCGCGGAAGGCGCCGCACACCACGG CTGAATTACAGATTGCAGAAGCCGTTGCTCTTGTAGATACTCTTCAGAACTGGACAGTTTTAgataaaataattcttcctaCAAGAAATCCCAGCAAGAAGTTTGTTTTTGGTAAAGGAAACTTTCAGGTTTTGACAG aaaagattaaaaaattgcCCAATGTGACAGCTGTCTTCTTGAATGTGGAAAGAATATCTTCACTAACAAAG AAAGAACTAGAAGGTGCCTGGGGCGTGCCAGTCTTTGACAGATACACCGTGGTACTTCACATTTTTCGCTGTAATGCCCGGACAAAGGAAGCAAAACTGCAGATAGCATTGGCTGAAATTCCACTTCTCAG GTCAAATCTGAAAAATGAGGCGTCTCAGCGAGATCAGCAGAGAGGTGGTTCAAGATACATCATGGGCTCAG gtGAAACATTTCTAGAAACACAGAGTCGTGTCTTGAAAGAAAGAGAACTTAAAATTAGGAATGCCCTGGAGAAACTAAGGAGGAAAAGGGCTTTACTTAGGACTCAGCGCAGAAAATGCGAGTTCCCAATGGTCTCAGTAATGGGCTATACCAACTGTG gAAAAACTACTTTGATTAAAGCCTTGACTGGGGAAGCAGGAATTCAACCCAAGGATCAGCTGTTTGCCACTCTGGATATTACAGCTCATGCTGGCTATCTGCCCTCACACATGGCAGTTATTTATGTTGACACCATTGGGTTTCTGACTGATCTTCCACATAATCTGGTTGAGTCATTTTCAGCTACACTAGAAGAAGTGGCTTATTCA GATCTGATAGTTCATGTGAGGGATATAACTCATCCAGAAACCATCCTCCAGAAAGCAACTGTTCTGTCAGTTCTGAGGAATCTTAATCTTCCTAGTCATTTACTGGACTCAATGGTAGAAGTTCATAACAAAGTGGATTTGATAGAAAG gtaTAAACCtgctgaagaaaatgctttagCTGTTTCTGCTCTGCATGGGCATGGTTTAGAAGAACTGAAacaagaaatagagaaaaaaatattggcaGCAACAGGGAAGAAGATTCTAACAGTTAACATCAATTTAGAGGGACCTCAGCTAAG CTGGCTCTATAAAGAAGCAACAGTTCAGGAAGTAGAGGTCATGCCTGaagagggcacagccagggtgaAGGTGATAATCGGCAGTTCTGCTTTTGGCAGATACAAAAACCTCTTTCCCAGCAGCAAGATTTCCATGTCATGA